From Nicotiana tabacum cultivar K326 chromosome 22, ASM71507v2, whole genome shotgun sequence, one genomic window encodes:
- the LOC107762409 gene encoding uncharacterized protein LOC107762409 yields MVEKFLPVGRLDILRSSDPVLLLSGPPSSGKTSLLFQFAINSAKESGEGNVVFICNRRKLETKPPYLAKGIDPSSAIFERIQMKYIEDEEGIKKYFAAFHILHNNPAPVSVIIDDFADFFNEGKCQERYNNTRGKDLAMVRVLALCKNAIMYANQKGPLPCQLLLSDTHYHGDSSRLLYIYKRWVSSIYTIKADGFGSYLIRSSSNNFARAKTAKYSIALQYLVLEGITEDEEQSGELGILP; encoded by the coding sequence ATGGTGGAGAAATTCTTACCGGTTGGGCGATTGGATATTCTTCGCAGTAGCGACCCAGTTCTCCTCCTTTCTGGACCTCCTTCATCAGGAAAAACCTCTTTACTTTTCCAGTTTGCTATTAACTCTGCAAAAGAGAGTGGGGAGGGTAATGTGGTCTTCATTTGCAACCGTCGTAAGTTGGAAACAAAACCCCCTTATCTTGCTAAGGGAATTGATCCATCCTCTGCTATTTTTGAACGTATTCAGATGAAATATATAGAGGACGAAGAAGGAATTAAGAAATACTTTGCTGCTTTTCATATACTACATAATAATCCTGCTCCAGTTTCAGTTATTATTGATGATTTTGCTGATTTTTTTAATGAAGGAAAATGCCAAGAGAGATACAATAATACTCGAGGAAAAGATTTGGCTATGGTTCGAGTATTAGCACTATGTAAAAATGCAATTATGTATGCTAATCAAAAGGGGCCATTGCCATGTCAGCTTCTACTCTCTGATACTCATTATCATGGTGATTCCTCGAGGTTGCTATATATTTACAAAAGATGGGTTTCCTCTATTTACACAATTAAAGCGGATGGCTTTGGATCATATCTTATTAGGAGTAGCAGTAACAATTTTGCAAGGGCTAAAACTGCAAAATATTCCATTGCTCTTCAGTATTTGGTATTGGAAGGTATTACTGAAGATGAAGAGCAATCGGGTGAATTGGGTATTTTACCTTAA